The following proteins are co-located in the Chryseobacterium daecheongense genome:
- a CDS encoding NUDIX domain-containing protein → MTEDYSQYPKHLVAVDCIIFGFDGENLKILLVKRNFEPQMGEWSLMGGFIGSEETSDEAANRVLYTLTGLENIYLEQLKCYTEIKREPTARIMSISYYALINIEKDIQINEQYSAEWVELQKAPDLIFDHNDMVKDAVARLRRRASTGPIGFELLPEKFTMKDLQNLYEAIFDEKFDKRNFTSKINSMDILVNTNKKDMTSSRKGSFLYRFDEKKYTKKISRGFMFKM, encoded by the coding sequence ATGACTGAGGATTACTCCCAATATCCCAAACACCTGGTTGCTGTTGACTGCATTATTTTCGGTTTTGATGGCGAAAATCTTAAAATCCTATTGGTAAAAAGAAATTTTGAACCCCAGATGGGCGAATGGTCCCTCATGGGTGGATTCATTGGCAGTGAAGAGACATCCGATGAAGCGGCCAACAGGGTTCTGTATACATTAACCGGTCTTGAAAATATTTATCTTGAACAGCTGAAATGTTATACGGAAATTAAACGTGAGCCTACAGCCAGAATCATGTCAATCTCCTACTATGCATTGATCAATATTGAAAAAGATATTCAGATCAATGAACAGTACAGTGCAGAATGGGTTGAGCTTCAGAAAGCACCGGATCTTATTTTCGATCATAACGATATGGTAAAGGATGCTGTAGCCAGGCTGCGGAGAAGAGCCTCCACCGGACCTATTGGCTTTGAGCTTCTTCCTGAAAAATTCACCATGAAGGATCTTCAGAATCTTTATGAAGCCATTTTTGACGAAAAATTCGATAAGCGTAATTTCACAAGCAAGATCAATAGCATGGATATCCTTGTCAATACCAATAAAAAGGATATGACCTCATCCAGAAAAGGTTCTTTTCTTTACCGCTTTGACGAAAAAAAATACACCAAGAAAATATCGCGCGGGTTTATGTTTAAAATGTAA
- a CDS encoding glycoside hydrolase family 43 protein, giving the protein MKKSKYLFPEDYMADPSVHVFEDKIYIYPSHDRESGIEENDNGDHFDMNDYHVFSMDDVDNGEIKDHGVVLSVKDIPWAGRQLWDCDVAFKDGKYYMYFPLKDQNDIFRIGVAVSDKPYGPFIPEKHPMMGSYSIDPCIFEDNGKYYMYFGGIWGGQLQRYRDNKALESPVIPENDEPAIQSKVALLSDDMLEFAEAPKDVVIIDENGKPLLHGDKHRFFEASWMHQYNGKYYFSYSTGDTHLICYATGDNPYGPFTFQGEILTPVVGWTTHHSIVEFKGKWYLFFHDSVPSGGKTWLRSMKVIELEYDQEGKIKTIEGLEDQS; this is encoded by the coding sequence ATGAAAAAATCAAAATATTTATTCCCGGAAGATTATATGGCAGACCCTTCCGTTCACGTTTTTGAAGATAAAATCTATATCTATCCCTCTCATGACCGCGAAAGCGGAATTGAAGAAAACGATAACGGGGATCACTTTGATATGAATGATTATCATGTTTTCTCAATGGATGATGTGGACAATGGAGAAATTAAAGATCATGGCGTAGTACTTTCGGTAAAAGATATTCCATGGGCGGGAAGACAGCTGTGGGATTGTGATGTTGCGTTCAAAGACGGTAAATATTATATGTACTTTCCTCTGAAGGATCAGAATGATATCTTCAGAATCGGGGTTGCTGTGAGCGACAAACCTTACGGGCCTTTCATTCCTGAAAAGCATCCGATGATGGGCAGTTACAGCATCGATCCGTGCATTTTTGAAGATAACGGAAAATATTATATGTATTTCGGAGGAATCTGGGGCGGACAATTACAGCGTTACAGAGATAATAAAGCGCTTGAATCTCCTGTAATTCCAGAAAATGATGAACCCGCAATCCAATCAAAGGTAGCTTTGCTGAGCGATGATATGCTTGAATTTGCTGAAGCACCTAAAGACGTTGTCATCATTGATGAAAACGGAAAACCACTGCTTCATGGAGATAAACACCGCTTTTTTGAAGCATCATGGATGCATCAGTACAACGGGAAATATTATTTTTCTTATTCCACAGGAGACACCCACCTGATTTGCTATGCAACCGGGGATAATCCTTACGGGCCGTTTACTTTTCAGGGTGAAATTCTTACTCCGGTGGTAGGATGGACTACTCATCATAGTATTGTGGAATTCAAAGGGAAATGGTATTTGTTTTTCCATGATTCTGTTCCGAGTGGCGGCAAAACATGGTTGAGAAGTATGAAAGTGATTGAACTGGAATACGATCAGGAAGGGAAAATCAAGACGATTGAAGGTCTGGAAGACCAATCATAG
- a CDS encoding endo-1,4-beta-xylanase, with the protein MKRILLGLAALTAAGLSAQKSEGTLKKAFQDKFYIGTAMSLPQIDGTDKKAVAIIRNQFSSIVAENCMKSMFLQPQEGKFFFDDADKFVDFGIKNKMFIIGHTLVWHSQLPKWFFTDKNGKDVSPEVLKQRMKNHITTVVSRYKGKVKGWDVVNEAIMEDGTYRKSKFYEILGEDFIPLAFQYAQEADPNAELYYNDYNEWYPEKVKAVITMVEKLKSKGIRIDGVGMQSHVGMDNPSMDEYEKAIVDYSNAGVKVNITELEISALPSPWGSSANVSDTFAYQKEMNPYTKGLPKEVEAKWEKRYLDFFGLFLKHKDKIRRVTLWGVTDKQSWKNDFPVKGRTDYPLLFDRKDQEKPVVQKIIKLAEKN; encoded by the coding sequence ATGAAACGTATTTTACTAGGTTTGGCGGCTCTTACCGCTGCCGGTCTGTCGGCGCAGAAGTCTGAGGGTACTTTAAAAAAAGCATTTCAGGATAAATTCTACATCGGAACGGCGATGAGTCTTCCCCAGATTGACGGTACAGATAAAAAAGCGGTAGCCATCATCAGAAACCAATTCAGCTCTATTGTTGCTGAAAACTGCATGAAATCTATGTTCCTTCAGCCTCAGGAAGGGAAGTTCTTCTTTGACGATGCCGATAAATTTGTCGATTTTGGAATAAAAAACAAGATGTTCATCATCGGGCATACGTTAGTCTGGCATTCGCAACTTCCAAAATGGTTTTTTACAGATAAAAATGGGAAGGATGTCTCTCCGGAAGTATTGAAACAACGCATGAAAAACCATATTACAACGGTAGTTTCCCGTTACAAAGGGAAAGTAAAAGGATGGGATGTGGTGAATGAAGCCATTATGGAAGACGGAACCTACAGAAAAAGTAAATTTTACGAAATCCTGGGTGAAGATTTTATTCCTTTGGCATTTCAGTATGCACAGGAAGCCGATCCCAATGCAGAACTATACTATAACGATTATAATGAATGGTATCCTGAAAAGGTAAAAGCAGTCATTACAATGGTTGAAAAGCTTAAATCAAAAGGTATCCGCATTGATGGGGTGGGAATGCAGTCTCACGTCGGGATGGATAACCCTTCTATGGATGAGTATGAAAAAGCAATTGTAGATTATTCCAATGCCGGAGTTAAAGTTAATATAACAGAACTGGAAATAAGTGCGCTGCCTTCTCCGTGGGGAAGCTCTGCCAATGTTTCGGATACCTTTGCCTATCAGAAAGAAATGAATCCTTACACCAAAGGTCTTCCCAAGGAAGTAGAAGCGAAATGGGAAAAGCGCTATCTTGATTTCTTTGGTTTGTTTTTGAAACATAAAGACAAAATAAGAAGAGTAACCTTATGGGGTGTTACCGATAAGCAATCCTGGAAAAACGATTTCCCAGTGAAAGGAAGAACTGATTACCCGTTACTTTTTGACAGGAAAGACCAGGAGAAACCAGTAGTACAAAAAATAATAAAATTGGCAGAGAAAAACTAA
- a CDS encoding glycoside hydrolase family 127 protein, with protein MRPKFSVILLCFTSFTSAQVKEKIHYFPLETVRLSESVFNKAMTADRKYLMEMEPDRLLAPYLKEAGLKPKADNYPNWEKTGLDGHIGGHYISALSLMYASTGDSGIKQRIDYMISELERCQKASPDGYISGVPNGKKIWKEIKQGNIHASGFGLNDRWVPLYNIHKLYAGLRDAYWHAKSDKAKTMLIRLTDWMLNEVSGLSDEQIQDMLRSEHGGLNEVFADVYDITHDKKYLQLAHRFSHQAILNPLLAGEDKLTGLHANTQIPKVIGYKRIADLENNTSWSNAADFFWHNITEKRSSVIGGNSVSEHFNPVNDFSSMIKSIEGPETCNTYNMLKLTKELYATLPESYYIDYYEKALYNHILSTENYNQGGFVYFTPMRPGHYRVYSQPQTSFWCCVGSGIENHAKYGEMIYARSDKDLYVNLFIPSTLTWKQQKVIVRQVNNFPEVPETTLIFDAAGKSEFGLKLRCPEWTTASEVRILINGKQEKVQRGSDGYFTLTKRWKKGDVVKMALPMHLSAEQLPDHSNYYAFKYGPVVLAATYGAENQQGLLADDSRGGHIAHGPQIPLNEIPVILGNSSEVVSHVSPLNSKPLNFAVTGLYPSEKFGKGLELVPFYSIQAERYILYWPQADKNGIENMLKQKAKEESETKELDVITTDRIQLGEQQPESDHFIESKDSGTGYMEDRHFRDAKGWFSYQMKNNEKNASFLYLLYFDANANRVLNIEINGKNIITQNLNGKSGALSQYLVVPIPDSEKNKEHLTVKFLADEKLMTAKIIEVRLLKGKYEKQYKLN; from the coding sequence ATGAGACCAAAATTTTCAGTTATTTTATTGTGTTTCACTTCATTTACCTCAGCGCAGGTAAAGGAGAAAATTCATTATTTCCCTTTGGAAACTGTAAGGTTATCAGAGAGTGTTTTCAATAAAGCCATGACAGCAGACCGGAAATACCTTATGGAGATGGAGCCGGACAGATTGCTGGCTCCCTATCTTAAGGAAGCCGGGCTGAAGCCAAAAGCTGATAATTATCCCAATTGGGAAAAGACCGGATTAGATGGTCATATAGGAGGACACTACATTTCTGCACTATCATTAATGTATGCTTCCACAGGTGATTCCGGAATCAAGCAGAGGATTGATTATATGATCAGTGAGCTGGAACGATGCCAGAAAGCCTCTCCGGACGGATACATTTCTGGGGTTCCCAACGGGAAAAAGATCTGGAAAGAAATAAAGCAGGGGAATATACACGCCTCAGGTTTTGGATTGAATGATCGCTGGGTTCCTTTGTATAATATTCATAAGTTATATGCAGGATTACGCGATGCCTATTGGCACGCAAAAAGTGACAAAGCAAAGACAATGTTGATCCGACTTACGGATTGGATGCTGAATGAAGTGTCAGGCCTTTCTGATGAACAGATACAGGATATGCTGCGCAGTGAGCATGGAGGACTTAACGAAGTTTTTGCGGATGTTTACGATATTACCCATGACAAAAAATATCTGCAACTGGCTCATCGCTTTTCCCATCAGGCTATTCTTAATCCTCTTCTGGCGGGAGAAGATAAGCTTACAGGTCTTCATGCCAATACACAAATTCCAAAAGTAATCGGCTACAAACGCATTGCTGATCTTGAAAATAATACTTCCTGGAGTAATGCCGCTGATTTTTTCTGGCATAATATTACCGAGAAAAGATCGTCTGTTATTGGCGGAAATAGTGTCAGTGAGCATTTTAACCCTGTCAATGATTTCAGCAGCATGATAAAAAGTATAGAAGGTCCGGAAACCTGCAATACCTATAATATGCTCAAGCTGACGAAAGAGCTTTATGCAACGCTGCCTGAATCTTATTATATCGATTATTACGAAAAAGCATTATACAATCATATCCTTTCCACGGAAAATTATAACCAGGGAGGCTTCGTGTACTTTACCCCGATGCGTCCCGGACACTATCGTGTTTATTCACAGCCTCAGACCAGCTTCTGGTGCTGTGTAGGATCAGGGATAGAAAATCATGCCAAATACGGGGAAATGATTTATGCCCGGTCGGATAAGGATTTATATGTGAACCTGTTTATTCCTTCCACATTGACCTGGAAACAGCAAAAAGTGATAGTTCGTCAGGTGAACAACTTCCCGGAAGTTCCTGAAACAACACTGATCTTTGATGCCGCAGGAAAATCAGAATTTGGTTTAAAACTAAGATGTCCGGAATGGACCACAGCCTCGGAAGTAAGAATTCTGATCAACGGAAAACAGGAGAAAGTACAACGAGGTTCCGATGGCTATTTTACACTGACTAAAAGATGGAAAAAAGGAGATGTTGTGAAAATGGCCCTGCCGATGCATCTTTCTGCAGAACAACTTCCTGACCATTCCAATTATTATGCATTTAAATACGGTCCTGTAGTGCTTGCCGCAACATACGGTGCCGAAAACCAACAGGGACTTCTTGCGGACGATAGCAGAGGCGGCCATATTGCTCATGGTCCGCAGATTCCTTTAAACGAAATTCCAGTTATCCTTGGAAATTCTTCCGAGGTGGTTAGCCATGTTTCACCTTTGAACAGTAAACCGCTCAACTTTGCCGTTACAGGGCTTTATCCGTCGGAAAAATTCGGGAAAGGTTTAGAGCTTGTACCGTTTTACAGTATCCAGGCAGAAAGATATATTCTGTACTGGCCGCAGGCCGACAAAAACGGGATAGAAAATATGCTGAAACAGAAGGCGAAAGAGGAATCGGAAACCAAAGAACTGGATGTCATCACAACTGATAGAATCCAATTAGGAGAACAGCAGCCGGAATCAGATCATTTTATAGAAAGCAAAGACTCAGGTACAGGCTATATGGAAGACCGGCACTTCCGAGATGCCAAAGGCTGGTTTAGCTATCAGATGAAAAATAACGAAAAAAATGCTTCATTCCTTTACCTGCTTTATTTTGATGCCAATGCCAATCGAGTACTGAATATTGAAATCAACGGTAAAAACATCATTACTCAGAATTTGAACGGAAAGTCCGGAGCCTTATCTCAATATCTGGTTGTTCCGATACCGGATTCAGAAAAGAATAAAGAACATCTAACGGTAAAATTCCTGGCAGATGAAAAATTGATGACCGCTAAAATCATCGAAGTCCGTTTGCTGAAAGGAAAATACGAAAAGCAATACAAGCTGAACTAA
- a CDS encoding sialate O-acetylesterase, with amino-acid sequence MKNRTLYLLFFLAAICSFHAKVRLPALVSDGMILQRNQDLKIWGYADAGEKITVKFISKTYHATADQNGNWTLMFPKLNAGGPYSMTINEITLKDILIGDVWVASGQSNMELPMRRLTPLYENEIKNANNPNIRFFTVPQKYNFKAPQNDLDGGKWESTNPQTILDFSGVAYFFAKELNEKNKVPVGIIHTSLGGSPVQAWMDENSLRKYPEYLTEAERWKNDDLIKTTESQERSLSKAWYAELDQSDIGLNQHWEKDNGDDSGWKTMVVPGSWEDQEGSFDGSVWFRKEIILPKGVDQKTAFLNLGRIKDADVTYINGIKVGNVTYEYPPRWYDIPKGVLKEGKNIITLRVINGSGKGQFIADKPYYLEIDGQKTDLKGEWKYKIGAKMEKMAPGQTFIRWKPLGLYNAMINPLINYKIKGFIWYQGESNTGKPNEYGDLLSTMISLWRSKWNKNDLPFLIVQLANFMEKKDEPLDSGWAELREQQRQVSLNVPYAGLAVAIDLGEWNDIHPLNKKTVGDRLALQALKIAEGKKIIADGPVYQSMKTEGNTIILSFKPGTDDLVQGELKGFAIQQKDGSYQWAKAEAKGSKVIVWNDQVTSPINVRYDWADNPDGNLKNKNGLPASPFTTEKN; translated from the coding sequence ATGAAAAACAGAACCCTATACTTATTATTTTTTCTGGCAGCCATTTGCAGTTTTCATGCAAAAGTAAGGCTCCCTGCTTTGGTTTCGGACGGGATGATCCTTCAGAGGAACCAGGATCTGAAAATCTGGGGATATGCAGATGCGGGAGAAAAAATTACGGTTAAGTTTATCAGTAAAACCTATCATGCCACGGCTGATCAGAATGGCAACTGGACCCTTATGTTTCCAAAGCTTAATGCCGGTGGTCCATATAGCATGACGATTAATGAGATCACCCTTAAGGATATCCTTATTGGAGATGTATGGGTGGCTTCAGGGCAATCCAATATGGAACTTCCGATGCGCAGGCTGACACCTCTGTATGAAAATGAAATTAAAAATGCCAATAATCCGAATATAAGATTCTTTACTGTCCCGCAGAAATATAATTTTAAAGCGCCTCAAAATGATCTTGACGGCGGGAAGTGGGAAAGTACCAACCCTCAGACTATTCTTGATTTTTCAGGAGTTGCCTATTTCTTTGCCAAAGAACTGAATGAAAAAAACAAAGTTCCGGTAGGAATCATTCACACCAGTCTCGGAGGCTCTCCGGTTCAGGCCTGGATGGATGAAAACTCACTGAGAAAATATCCGGAATATCTTACTGAAGCAGAAAGATGGAAAAATGATGACCTGATAAAAACCACAGAATCTCAGGAACGATCCCTAAGCAAAGCATGGTATGCAGAGCTTGATCAGAGTGATATAGGGTTGAACCAGCACTGGGAGAAAGACAATGGGGATGATTCCGGATGGAAAACCATGGTGGTACCGGGATCGTGGGAGGATCAGGAAGGCTCGTTTGACGGTTCGGTATGGTTCCGCAAAGAAATTATTCTTCCAAAAGGAGTGGATCAGAAAACAGCATTTTTGAATCTGGGAAGGATAAAAGATGCTGATGTTACTTACATCAATGGAATTAAAGTAGGAAATGTCACCTATGAATATCCGCCACGCTGGTATGACATTCCCAAAGGCGTTTTAAAAGAAGGCAAGAATATCATTACCCTAAGAGTAATCAATGGAAGCGGTAAGGGACAGTTTATTGCCGATAAACCGTATTACCTCGAAATTGACGGACAAAAAACAGATCTTAAAGGCGAGTGGAAATATAAAATAGGAGCAAAAATGGAAAAAATGGCTCCCGGACAAACTTTTATCCGGTGGAAACCGTTAGGACTTTATAATGCCATGATTAACCCGCTGATCAATTATAAAATCAAAGGATTTATCTGGTATCAGGGTGAAAGCAATACAGGAAAACCTAATGAATATGGAGATTTGCTATCAACAATGATTTCACTTTGGCGTTCAAAATGGAACAAGAATGATTTGCCGTTCCTGATTGTACAGCTGGCTAATTTCATGGAGAAAAAAGATGAACCTCTGGATAGTGGCTGGGCTGAGCTGAGAGAGCAGCAGAGACAGGTTTCCCTCAATGTTCCTTACGCAGGGCTTGCAGTAGCTATTGATTTAGGAGAATGGAACGATATTCATCCGCTGAATAAAAAAACAGTAGGTGACAGATTGGCTTTACAAGCCCTGAAAATTGCAGAAGGTAAAAAGATTATTGCAGACGGACCCGTTTATCAGTCCATGAAAACAGAAGGGAATACCATTATTTTATCCTTTAAACCCGGAACAGATGATCTGGTACAGGGAGAACTGAAAGGTTTTGCCATACAGCAGAAAGATGGCAGCTACCAATGGGCCAAAGCAGAAGCTAAAGGTAGTAAAGTCATTGTCTGGAATGACCAGGTCACCAGCCCTATCAATGTACGTTACGACTGGGCAGACAACCCGGATGGAAATCTTAAAAACAAAAATGGGCTGCCTGCTTCACCTTTTACAACAGAAAAAAATTAA
- a CDS encoding MFS transporter — protein sequence MDNQPQKISVIEKVGYSLGDLAANLVFQTLVTYLTYFYTDIYGLKAEDASVITLTVGLIAGFGFNPLIGALADRTSSRWGKFRPWILFTAVPLGIAALLAFSTPHFSYQGKMIYAAVTYSLLLLLYASNNLPYAALSGVITGDMGERNSISSYRFVAVMFAQFFVQVFMLPIILYVGHGDKAQGIETVMTWLAVIGSIMLLITFFTTKERIIPKPEQKSSLKEDLKDLFQNRPWIIMLTVTAFIFITLAMKGGSYVYYFNNYVDENALKSFISPITAFFNSAGMNFFGEDPKSAGFGLFNAGGIVMMIVGITFSKRLADRFGKRDTFIASLFISTLFILMFIFYPPKAVKVMFLSQILHGFFYGISTPLLWAMIADVADYSEWKNNRRATAIIFSAMMVGLKVGLSIGSSLVALIIGKYGYISVHGSEQAIQPETVAAGAKMLVSIFPSIPFFIACGLLLFYKINKKMEVQIEKDLAERRK from the coding sequence ATGGATAATCAACCGCAAAAAATATCGGTAATAGAAAAAGTAGGGTATAGCCTGGGAGATCTGGCAGCCAATCTTGTTTTTCAGACCCTGGTAACCTACTTAACCTATTTTTATACGGATATTTACGGACTCAAGGCAGAAGATGCCTCTGTCATCACCCTTACCGTAGGTTTAATTGCCGGGTTTGGCTTTAACCCGCTTATCGGAGCACTGGCGGATCGTACAAGCTCACGATGGGGAAAATTTCGTCCATGGATTTTATTTACCGCCGTACCGCTTGGTATTGCAGCACTATTAGCTTTCAGCACGCCTCACTTTTCCTATCAGGGTAAAATGATCTATGCAGCGGTTACCTATTCATTATTGTTGCTATTATACGCATCCAATAACTTGCCGTATGCTGCGTTGAGCGGTGTTATTACGGGAGATATGGGAGAAAGGAACAGTATTTCTTCATACCGTTTTGTAGCCGTGATGTTTGCACAGTTCTTTGTACAGGTATTTATGCTTCCCATCATTTTATATGTAGGACACGGAGATAAAGCTCAGGGAATTGAAACTGTTATGACATGGCTGGCGGTGATCGGATCCATAATGCTTCTGATTACTTTTTTTACGACCAAAGAAAGAATCATTCCCAAGCCGGAGCAGAAATCAAGTCTGAAAGAAGATTTAAAAGATTTATTCCAGAACAGACCGTGGATTATTATGCTTACCGTGACCGCATTTATATTTATCACATTGGCTATGAAAGGAGGATCTTATGTATATTATTTTAACAACTATGTGGATGAAAATGCCCTGAAGAGCTTTATCTCACCGATTACCGCATTTTTTAATTCTGCAGGGATGAATTTCTTCGGAGAAGATCCAAAGTCTGCGGGATTCGGATTATTTAATGCAGGAGGAATTGTCATGATGATCGTCGGGATTACTTTCTCTAAAAGGCTGGCAGACAGATTTGGAAAGCGTGATACTTTTATTGCTTCATTATTTATCTCTACATTGTTCATCCTGATGTTTATATTTTACCCTCCGAAAGCAGTAAAAGTGATGTTTTTGTCACAGATCTTACACGGATTCTTTTACGGAATCAGTACGCCGCTTTTGTGGGCCATGATTGCTGATGTTGCCGATTATTCGGAATGGAAAAACAACCGCAGGGCAACGGCTATTATCTTTTCCGCAATGATGGTTGGCTTAAAAGTAGGTCTCAGCATCGGAAGCTCACTGGTCGCTTTGATCATTGGGAAATACGGATACATTTCAGTACACGGGAGCGAACAGGCTATTCAGCCTGAAACAGTGGCTGCAGGAGCGAAAATGCTTGTGAGCATATTTCCATCCATACCGTTTTTCATTGCCTGCGGACTGCTTTTATTCTACAAAATCAACAAAAAAATGGAAGTTCAGATTGAAAAAGATCTGGCTGAAAGAAGAAAATAA
- a CDS encoding alpha-glucuronidase produces the protein MRYLRLNILFFLIMPLLAFAEDGNQLWLRFPAKNGISADKITSKGNSPTLNIARKELSSHWQGQAVELRTENKEKNMKDGYKIVSTPEKIVISAGKEIGLLYGVYHILRLQQIKADLSHLNSIEKPSYDVRILNHWDNLDGSIERGYAGRSLWKWEDLPGKISPRYEEYARANASVGINSVVLNNVNASPNMLREDYLKKVKVLADIFRPYGIKVYLSVNFSSPKVLGGLQNSDPLNKDVQKWWKNKAAEIYKLIPDFGGFLVKANSEGQPGPQDYGRTHADGANMMADALKPYHGIVMWRAFVYSPSKDDRAKQAYLEFVPLDGKFRDNVIIQIKNGPVDFQPREAFNPLFGALRKTSEMVEFQITQEYLGISNHLVYLAPLFKETLESDTYSDGQGSTIAKITDGTLRPAKLTAISAVANIGEDTNWTGHHFAQANWYAFGRLAWNHQLSSEQIADEWIKMTFTDNQKFLDPIKEIMLSSRETAVDYMMPLGLHHIFAGGHHYGPEPWGDYKGGRPDWSPVYYHQADAQGLGFNRTKTGSNAVSQYFPPLNERYGNISTCPENLILWFHHVPWDYTMKDGKTLWDELCYTYDSGVKKVRDYQKVWDKMEPYIDEQRFADVQSKLKIQSKDAVWWKDACLLYFQTFSKKPIPYDIERPVHELEDLKKIKLNMGHHN, from the coding sequence ATGCGATATCTGAGACTCAACATTCTATTTTTTCTGATCATGCCGTTACTGGCCTTCGCGGAGGACGGAAATCAGCTATGGCTCCGGTTTCCTGCCAAAAACGGAATATCGGCAGATAAAATTACTTCCAAAGGGAACAGTCCCACGCTGAACATTGCCAGAAAAGAGCTGAGCAGCCACTGGCAGGGGCAGGCGGTGGAACTTCGTACAGAAAACAAAGAGAAAAATATGAAAGACGGTTACAAAATTGTTTCCACCCCTGAAAAAATCGTTATTTCTGCAGGGAAAGAAATAGGATTGTTGTATGGAGTCTATCATATTTTGCGATTACAGCAGATAAAAGCCGACCTGTCTCACTTAAACAGTATTGAAAAGCCATCATACGATGTAAGGATTCTGAATCATTGGGATAATCTGGACGGAAGCATTGAGAGAGGATATGCCGGAAGATCGCTTTGGAAATGGGAAGATCTGCCCGGGAAAATTTCTCCGCGCTATGAAGAATACGCGAGAGCGAATGCTTCTGTAGGAATCAATTCCGTTGTTTTGAATAATGTGAATGCATCGCCCAATATGCTTAGGGAAGATTATCTTAAGAAAGTCAAAGTTCTGGCTGATATTTTCAGGCCTTATGGTATCAAGGTATATCTTTCCGTGAATTTTTCTTCCCCCAAAGTGCTTGGCGGATTGCAAAATTCAGATCCATTGAATAAGGATGTACAAAAGTGGTGGAAAAATAAAGCTGCTGAAATTTATAAGTTAATTCCCGATTTCGGTGGATTTTTGGTGAAAGCCAATTCCGAAGGGCAGCCGGGTCCTCAGGATTACGGAAGAACCCATGCAGACGGAGCCAATATGATGGCTGATGCCCTGAAACCTTACCATGGAATCGTGATGTGGAGAGCATTTGTCTACAGTCCGAGCAAAGACGACAGAGCCAAACAGGCTTATCTGGAATTTGTTCCTCTGGATGGTAAATTCAGGGATAATGTGATTATTCAGATTAAAAACGGTCCGGTTGATTTTCAGCCCCGCGAAGCGTTTAATCCACTTTTTGGAGCATTAAGAAAAACTTCCGAAATGGTAGAATTTCAGATTACACAGGAATACCTGGGCATTTCAAATCATTTGGTTTATTTGGCTCCATTATTCAAGGAAACACTGGAAAGTGATACTTACTCGGACGGTCAGGGATCTACGATTGCTAAAATAACAGACGGTACGTTAAGACCCGCAAAATTGACAGCCATTTCAGCTGTTGCCAATATCGGAGAAGATACCAACTGGACAGGGCATCATTTTGCACAGGCCAACTGGTATGCCTTCGGAAGATTAGCATGGAACCATCAGCTGAGTTCAGAGCAGATTGCGGATGAATGGATTAAAATGACCTTCACAGACAATCAGAAATTCCTGGATCCAATAAAGGAAATCATGCTTTCTTCCAGGGAAACTGCTGTGGATTATATGATGCCTTTGGGACTTCACCATATTTTTGCAGGCGGACATCACTATGGGCCAGAGCCATGGGGAGATTATAAAGGCGGAAGACCGGACTGGTCACCTGTCTATTATCATCAAGCTGATGCTCAGGGATTGGGCTTTAACAGAACAAAAACAGGAAGTAATGCTGTTTCGCAATATTTTCCACCATTGAATGAAAGGTATGGGAATATCTCAACCTGTCCGGAAAATCTTATCCTGTGGTTTCATCATGTTCCGTGGGATTATACAATGAAAGACGGAAAAACACTGTGGGATGAGCTGTGCTATACGTATGATTCCGGAGTAAAAAAAGTAAGGGACTATCAGAAAGTATGGGATAAGATGGAACCTTATATAGATGAACAAAGATTTGCTGATGTTCAGTCAAAACTCAAGATTCAGTCAAAAGATGCAGTCTGGTGGAAGGATGCCTGCCTGCTGTATTTCCAGACTTTTTCCAAAAAACCGATTCCTTATGACATCGAACGCCCTGTTCACGAATTGGAAGATCTGAAAAAAATTAAATTGAATATGGGACATCATAATTAA